A window of the Verminephrobacter eiseniae EF01-2 genome harbors these coding sequences:
- a CDS encoding LysM peptidoglycan-binding domain-containing protein: protein MQQTRNHMTAFTSARRTGWGTLLAGAMLVAAAQAQDQPSPAGSVPAAQPHTTAQQRATAQQVAEHGVPLQELAPGAPDSYSVKRGDTLWGIAGLFLKHPWYWPQLWGMNRETIHNPHLIFPGQTLYLEKDGAYARLRSSRSAAAEPDTVRVSPRTRSDSLADVALPTLNPDLVEPFLAEPLVVDPQVLLQAPRVVAMTDDRMLMASGDRVYARGSAKSPLLAGSTSASRRYRVFRDATALKDPGTGEVLAYEAQYLGQAELVRGESMEDVPDGKGGHTSKHVPATIDLSATKGEIQAGDRLLPAPARVFSGYVPRAPKSDVDARVVALYGNAAVEFAAQNQVVSINKGAQDGIEPGYVLSLVNKGASIADGTEEGKPAIKLPNEINGTAMVFRTFDRVSYALILEIRNAVRVGDRLVNPR, encoded by the coding sequence ATGCAGCAAACAAGGAATCACATGACGGCATTCACCAGCGCGCGACGGACCGGCTGGGGCACGCTCTTGGCGGGCGCCATGCTGGTCGCGGCGGCGCAGGCGCAAGATCAACCCTCGCCTGCCGGCAGCGTGCCGGCAGCACAGCCACACACCACGGCGCAGCAGCGCGCGACGGCGCAGCAAGTGGCCGAACACGGCGTGCCGCTGCAAGAACTGGCGCCCGGCGCGCCAGACAGCTACAGCGTCAAGCGCGGCGATACGCTGTGGGGCATTGCCGGTCTGTTCCTCAAGCACCCATGGTATTGGCCGCAGTTGTGGGGCATGAACCGCGAGACCATCCACAACCCGCACCTGATCTTTCCGGGCCAGACGCTGTACCTGGAAAAGGATGGCGCTTACGCCCGCCTGCGCAGCAGCCGCTCCGCTGCCGCCGAGCCCGACACCGTTCGGGTCTCGCCGCGCACGCGCAGTGACAGCCTGGCCGATGTGGCGCTGCCCACGCTCAATCCCGATCTGGTCGAGCCTTTTTTGGCCGAACCGCTGGTGGTCGACCCGCAGGTCTTGCTGCAAGCGCCACGGGTGGTGGCGATGACCGATGACCGGATGCTGATGGCCAGTGGCGACCGTGTCTACGCCCGTGGCAGCGCCAAGTCGCCGTTGCTTGCCGGCAGCACGAGCGCGTCGCGCCGCTACCGCGTGTTCCGCGACGCGACTGCGCTCAAAGACCCCGGCACCGGCGAGGTGCTGGCCTACGAAGCCCAGTACCTGGGCCAGGCGGAACTGGTGCGCGGCGAGTCGATGGAGGATGTCCCGGACGGCAAGGGCGGCCATACCAGCAAGCATGTGCCCGCGACGATCGATTTGTCGGCCACCAAAGGCGAGATACAGGCCGGCGATCGCCTGCTGCCGGCGCCGGCCCGGGTTTTTTCGGGCTATGTCCCGCGCGCCCCGAAGTCCGATGTGGATGCCCGTGTGGTGGCGCTCTACGGCAATGCGGCGGTGGAATTCGCGGCGCAAAACCAGGTGGTATCGATCAACAAGGGCGCGCAGGACGGCATCGAGCCGGGCTATGTGCTGAGCTTGGTCAACAAGGGCGCGAGCATCGCGGATGGCACCGAAGAAGGCAAGCCGGCGATCAAGCTGCCCAATGAGATCAATGGCACGGCCATGGTGTTTCGCACCTTCGATCGGGTGTCCTATGCGCTGATCCTGGAAATCCGCAACGCCGTGCGCGTGGGTGACCGCCTGGTCAACCCCCGGTAG
- the secD gene encoding protein translocase subunit SecD has product MNRYPVWKYTILVIVLLVGVLYTLPNFFGEAPAVQVSSAKTAVAVDAAVQQRVQEALQAAGITPDFVELQGNSVRARFDTPDTQLQAKDAIEKALVPDAGNASYIVALNLVSRSPTWLKALHANPMYLGLDLRGGVHFMLQVDMQAALTKKAESYAGDIRGLLRDQGIRHGGVSREGQNIDIRVRDEATLTAARNAIARSLTDLQLSSRPEDGADSAGGGFRLRAFIKPEATRLVQEQALKQNIVTLHNRINELGVAEPVIQQQGQDRIVVQLPGVQDTAKAKDILGRTATLEVRMVDESTEARSAASGRVPLPLGSERYPERNGQPVIVKKQVVLTGENLTDAQPGFDGQTQEPTVNLTLDAKGARIFRDVTRENVGKRMAIVLFEKGQGEVVTAPVIRSEIGGGRVQISGSMSTDEAHDTALLLRAGSLAAPMEIIEEFTIGPTLGADNIERGIHSVVWGLAAIALFMCCYYQLFGLFSSIALAVNVLLLVAVLSMLQATLTLPGIAAMALAIGVAIDSNVLINERIREELRSGISAQAAIHTGYERAWATIVDSNVTTLIAGLALLTFGSGPVRGFAVVHCIGILTSMLSAVLFSRALVNLWYGRQKKLKSLAIGQVWKPEADSAVVNINQSA; this is encoded by the coding sequence ATGAACCGTTACCCGGTCTGGAAGTACACGATCCTGGTGATCGTGCTGCTGGTGGGGGTCTTGTACACCCTGCCCAATTTCTTTGGCGAGGCGCCTGCGGTGCAGGTCTCGTCGGCCAAGACCGCCGTCGCGGTCGACGCCGCCGTGCAACAGCGGGTGCAAGAGGCGCTCCAGGCCGCAGGCATCACGCCCGACTTCGTGGAGTTGCAGGGCAATTCGGTGCGCGCGCGTTTCGACACGCCCGACACCCAGCTCCAGGCCAAGGACGCGATCGAAAAAGCCCTGGTGCCCGATGCCGGCAATGCCTCGTACATCGTGGCGCTGAACCTGGTTTCGCGCTCGCCGACCTGGCTCAAGGCGCTGCACGCCAATCCGATGTACCTGGGCCTGGACCTGCGTGGCGGCGTGCACTTCATGCTGCAAGTGGACATGCAGGCCGCGCTGACGAAAAAGGCCGAGTCCTATGCCGGCGACATCCGTGGTTTGCTGCGCGACCAGGGCATACGCCATGGCGGCGTCAGCCGCGAAGGCCAGAACATCGACATCCGGGTGCGCGACGAGGCCACGCTGACGGCCGCGCGCAACGCGATTGCCCGGTCGCTCACCGACCTGCAACTGAGCAGCCGGCCCGAAGACGGCGCCGACAGCGCCGGCGGCGGGTTCAGGCTGCGCGCTTTCATCAAGCCCGAGGCCACGCGCCTCGTGCAGGAGCAGGCGCTCAAGCAGAACATCGTCACGCTGCACAACCGGATCAACGAACTCGGCGTGGCCGAGCCCGTGATACAGCAGCAGGGCCAGGATCGCATCGTGGTGCAACTGCCCGGCGTGCAGGACACGGCCAAGGCCAAGGACATCCTGGGCCGCACCGCGACACTGGAAGTGCGCATGGTCGACGAAAGCACCGAGGCGCGCAGCGCCGCCAGCGGGCGCGTTCCGCTGCCCTTGGGGTCGGAACGCTACCCGGAGCGCAACGGCCAGCCGGTGATCGTCAAAAAGCAGGTCGTCCTGACCGGCGAGAACCTGACCGACGCGCAGCCCGGCTTCGATGGCCAGACCCAGGAGCCTACCGTCAACCTGACGCTCGACGCCAAGGGCGCGCGCATCTTTCGCGATGTCACGCGCGAGAACGTGGGCAAGCGCATGGCCATCGTGCTGTTCGAGAAGGGCCAGGGCGAAGTGGTCACGGCCCCGGTGATCCGCTCGGAGATCGGCGGCGGTCGCGTGCAGATCTCCGGCAGCATGAGCACGGACGAGGCCCACGACACCGCGTTGCTGCTGCGCGCCGGTTCGCTGGCAGCGCCGATGGAAATCATCGAAGAGTTCACCATCGGCCCGACCTTGGGCGCGGACAACATCGAGCGCGGCATCCACAGCGTGGTCTGGGGTCTGGCGGCGATTGCGCTGTTCATGTGCTGTTACTACCAGTTGTTTGGCCTGTTCTCCAGCATCGCACTGGCGGTCAACGTGCTGCTGCTGGTGGCCGTGCTGTCGATGCTGCAGGCCACGCTGACCTTGCCGGGCATCGCCGCCATGGCCTTGGCGATCGGCGTGGCGATCGACTCCAACGTGCTGATCAATGAGCGCATCCGCGAAGAATTGCGCTCGGGCATCTCCGCGCAGGCGGCCATCCACACCGGCTACGAGCGCGCCTGGGCCACCATCGTCGATTCCAACGTCACCACCCTGATTGCCGGCCTGGCCCTGCTGACCTTTGGCTCCGGCCCGGTGCGCGGCTTTGCCGTGGTGCACTGCATCGGCATCTTGACCAGCATGCTCTCGGCCGTGCTGTTCTCGCGCGCTTTGGTGAACCTGTGGTACGGGCGCCAGAAAAAGCTCAAGAGCCTGGCCATAGGCCAGGTCTGGAAGCCCGAGGCCGACAGCGCCGTGGTCAACATCAATCAAAGCGCATAA
- the yajC gene encoding preprotein translocase subunit YajC: MFISSAFAQTAPAPAAGGGDMMSMLSSLALPAAMMVVLYLVMIRPQMRRQKEHRTMIEALARGDEVATTGGIVGRVTRLSEGFLQVEIAPGVEVQMQRSAVVQVLPKGSVK, from the coding sequence GTGTTCATATCTTCCGCTTTTGCCCAAACCGCGCCTGCACCTGCCGCAGGCGGTGGCGACATGATGTCGATGCTCAGCAGCCTGGCTTTGCCGGCCGCGATGATGGTGGTGCTTTATCTGGTGATGATCCGCCCCCAGATGCGGCGCCAAAAGGAGCACCGCACGATGATCGAGGCGCTGGCCCGGGGCGATGAAGTGGCCACCACCGGCGGCATCGTCGGCAGGGTGACGCGCCTGTCCGAAGGCTTTTTGCAGGTCGAGATCGCCCCGGGCGTCGAAGTGCAAATGCAGCGCAGCGCCGTGGTGCAGGTGCTGCCCAAAGGCTCGGTCAAGTAA
- a CDS encoding DUF1631 domain-containing protein, with product MPAPTAPSSAQRRLLRQARQMFVDGICAGLSELDQTLLDFLVELTQQAGTARQAQSRRDALMRYREFHGLWTERCARAWQEALIPHLSSTYGQTSAGGLHLELLSDDVVENKLLASRMALTISEQVHQPFDTLRQCTRSLQDQELESRDIFRPDTISLHLVEQWTNAGLPRVDLQTVVDPLQRKLADLLQKHYLAVNAFYDAQGVAPSDLKSRVRRTDTEKGVLSRNTQPGAQSQTMGWHSQYAGAGTGGDMPRFGPSSATPAESRLGRMVPAPAGMPAAFGPGGISPMEQQRQQAQGMVGQLHQLLTSAAGPAPASMALAQALAAYRMQAIASVDAGAGAGAIDGLASDAPVAVVQLVSAAREQSIELKQKAETPAEKATIEVVALMFQSILSEERIPVAVRIWFARLQVPVLRVALAEPDFFSNLDHPARKLIDRMGACAMGFNSTAIDGSALEAQVRRAVQMIEQYPETGSRVFQLVLDEFEKFLAKFLTEKQTTARLVTVAQQVEQKEALTIRYTIELRAMLRDMPVRDELRDFLFKVWAEVLALSALRDGPQHMDTITLKRTAADLVWSASAKPHRKDRTLVIQSLPSLLQRLRQGLALLGVTGPQQDAQIKVLTNTLADAFQCKTALIPQAQIESMAKRLDNLEDFISDTTLGDMPLNTENIEMLLGIDASSIHVVADNGTPVDDAMLAWAQQLPLGNWYTLDHNGVAVQAQYAWHSERKQLHLFATVDGRSYLIQLRRLATYLQAGLLLAQDNEGLTVRATRDALAKLGANPERLLN from the coding sequence ATGCCAGCCCCCACCGCCCCTTCCAGCGCGCAGCGGCGCCTGCTCCGGCAGGCGCGCCAGATGTTTGTCGATGGCATCTGCGCAGGGCTGTCGGAACTGGACCAGACGCTCCTGGACTTCCTGGTGGAACTGACGCAGCAGGCGGGCACGGCGCGCCAAGCGCAGTCGCGCCGCGATGCGTTGATGCGCTACCGGGAGTTTCATGGCCTCTGGACCGAACGCTGCGCCAGGGCCTGGCAGGAAGCGCTGATACCGCATCTGAGCAGCACCTACGGCCAGACGTCGGCTGGCGGCCTCCATCTCGAACTGCTCAGCGACGATGTGGTGGAGAACAAACTGCTGGCATCGCGCATGGCCCTGACGATCAGCGAGCAGGTGCACCAGCCGTTCGACACCCTGCGCCAATGCACCCGGTCGCTGCAAGACCAGGAGCTCGAAAGCCGCGACATTTTCCGGCCTGACACCATCAGCCTGCATCTGGTCGAGCAATGGACCAACGCCGGACTGCCCCGCGTCGACCTGCAAACCGTGGTCGACCCCTTGCAGCGCAAACTGGCCGATCTGCTGCAAAAGCACTACCTGGCCGTGAATGCGTTCTATGACGCGCAGGGTGTGGCCCCATCGGATCTCAAGTCCCGCGTGCGGCGCACCGATACGGAAAAAGGCGTTCTCTCCAGAAACACCCAACCGGGCGCGCAGTCGCAGACCATGGGTTGGCACTCGCAGTACGCCGGCGCCGGAACCGGCGGCGACATGCCCCGCTTCGGACCGTCATCCGCGACACCTGCCGAGTCCAGGCTGGGCCGCATGGTGCCTGCGCCTGCCGGCATGCCCGCTGCTTTCGGGCCCGGCGGCATCAGCCCCATGGAGCAGCAGCGCCAGCAGGCCCAGGGCATGGTCGGGCAATTGCACCAGTTGCTGACCTCGGCCGCCGGGCCGGCCCCGGCCTCCATGGCCTTGGCACAGGCGCTGGCGGCCTATCGGATGCAGGCCATTGCCAGTGTCGATGCCGGCGCCGGCGCCGGCGCCATCGACGGCCTGGCCAGCGACGCCCCGGTGGCCGTGGTGCAACTGGTGAGCGCGGCGCGCGAGCAATCCATCGAGCTCAAGCAGAAGGCCGAAACCCCGGCCGAGAAGGCGACCATCGAAGTGGTGGCGCTGATGTTCCAGAGCATCCTGTCCGAGGAGCGCATCCCCGTGGCAGTGCGCATCTGGTTTGCCAGGCTGCAGGTGCCGGTGCTGCGCGTGGCATTGGCCGAGCCGGATTTCTTCAGCAACCTGGACCATCCGGCGCGCAAACTGATCGACCGCATGGGCGCCTGCGCAATGGGTTTCAACTCGACCGCCATCGATGGCAGCGCGCTGGAAGCGCAAGTGCGCCGCGCCGTGCAAATGATCGAGCAGTACCCGGAGACCGGCAGCCGGGTGTTCCAACTGGTGCTCGACGAGTTCGAGAAATTCCTGGCCAAGTTCCTGACCGAAAAGCAGACCACGGCACGCCTGGTGACGGTGGCCCAGCAGGTCGAGCAAAAAGAAGCGCTGACCATCCGCTACACCATCGAGCTGCGCGCCATGCTGCGCGACATGCCGGTGCGCGATGAACTGCGGGATTTTCTGTTCAAGGTCTGGGCCGAGGTGCTGGCGCTATCGGCCTTGCGCGACGGTCCGCAGCATATGGACACCATCACGCTCAAGCGCACGGCGGCCGACCTGGTCTGGTCCGCCAGCGCCAAGCCCCACCGCAAAGACCGCACCCTGGTCATACAGAGCCTGCCAAGCCTGCTGCAACGCCTGCGCCAGGGCCTGGCACTGCTGGGTGTCACGGGCCCGCAGCAGGATGCGCAGATCAAGGTCCTGACCAACACGCTGGCCGATGCCTTCCAGTGCAAGACCGCGTTGATCCCGCAAGCGCAGATCGAGAGCATGGCCAAGCGCCTGGACAACCTGGAGGACTTCATCAGCGACACCACGCTGGGCGACATGCCGCTCAACACCGAAAACATCGAGATGCTGCTGGGCATCGATGCCTCTTCGATCCATGTGGTGGCCGACAATGGCACACCGGTAGACGACGCCATGCTGGCCTGGGCGCAGCAACTGCCGCTGGGCAACTGGTACACGCTGGACCACAACGGCGTTGCGGTCCAGGCGCAATACGCCTGGCACAGCGAGCGCAAACAACTGCACCTGTTCGCCACCGTCGATGGCCGCAGCTATCTGATCCAACTGCGCCGGCTGGCCACCTACCTGCAAGCGGGCCTGCTGCTGGCCCAGGACAACGAGGGCCTGACGGTGCGCGCAACGCGCGATGCGCTGGCCAAGCTCGGCGCCAACCCCGAGCGGCTCTTGAACTGA
- the secF gene encoding protein translocase subunit SecF translates to MEFFRIRKDIPFMKQALVFNAISFITFALAVVFLLTRGLHLSVEFTGGTVMELAYGQSADLAKIRQTVSALGYPEVQVQNFGTARDVMIRLPTLNKDMDKSLTSARQSEQVLAALQAVDPQVKLRRTEFVGPQVGEELVHGGLMALAMVVIGIVIYLALRFEWKFGVAAIIANLHDVVIILGFFAFFQWEFSLSVLAAVLAVLGYSVNESVVIFDRIREAFRKYRKMDTAAVIDHAITSTMSRTIITHASTEAMVLSMFFFGGPSLHYFALALTIGILFGIYSSVFVAAAIAMWLGVKREDLVRPIKKGPDPSDPNAGATV, encoded by the coding sequence ATGGAATTTTTCCGCATCCGCAAAGACATCCCCTTCATGAAGCAGGCGCTGGTCTTCAACGCGATCTCCTTCATCACCTTTGCGCTGGCGGTCGTCTTCTTGCTGACCCGGGGTCTGCACCTGTCGGTGGAGTTCACCGGCGGCACGGTGATGGAACTGGCCTACGGCCAGAGCGCCGATCTGGCCAAGATCCGTCAGACGGTCTCCGCGCTGGGCTACCCCGAGGTGCAGGTGCAGAACTTCGGCACCGCCCGTGACGTGATGATCCGCCTGCCGACCCTCAACAAGGACATGGACAAGAGCCTGACCTCGGCCCGGCAAAGCGAGCAGGTGCTGGCTGCGCTCCAGGCCGTGGACCCGCAGGTCAAACTGCGCCGCACCGAGTTTGTCGGCCCGCAGGTGGGCGAGGAGCTGGTGCACGGCGGCCTGATGGCGCTGGCCATGGTGGTCATCGGCATCGTGATCTACTTGGCGCTGCGCTTCGAATGGAAGTTCGGTGTCGCCGCCATCATCGCCAACCTGCATGACGTGGTGATCATCCTGGGCTTTTTTGCGTTCTTCCAGTGGGAGTTCTCGCTGTCGGTGCTGGCCGCCGTGCTGGCGGTGCTGGGCTACTCGGTCAACGAATCGGTGGTGATCTTCGACCGGATCCGCGAAGCCTTCCGCAAGTACCGCAAGATGGACACTGCGGCGGTGATCGACCACGCCATCACCAGCACGATGAGCCGCACCATCATCACCCACGCCTCGACCGAGGCCATGGTGCTGTCGATGTTCTTCTTTGGCGGCCCGAGCCTGCATTACTTTGCGCTGGCGCTGACGATAGGCATTTTGTTCGGCATCTACTCGTCGGTATTCGTCGCGGCAGCGATTGCAATGTGGCTCGGGGTCAAGCGCGAGGACTTGGTCCGGCCGATCAAAAAAGGGCCGGACCCGAGCGACCCGAATGCCGGCGCCACGGTCTGA
- the dprA gene encoding DNA-processing protein DprA produces the protein MDREELAAWLRLTVTAGVGNGAARRLLACFGMPQAIFAQSAAALQQCVSDAQARALCAVPPTWQALLEKTERWLSGADPQGPAHAIVTLGDSRYPQTLLETPDPPLLLYLMGPAHLLAQQAFPAGPCLAVVGSRNPSAQGAENARQFARALHGAGLGIVSGLALGIDAAAHEGALDAALTGAGVAATLAVVGTGLDQVYPRKNIDLARRIAASGLLISEYPLGTPPLAAHFPKRNRIIAGLSQGCLVVEAALASGSLITARLSAEQGREVFAIPGSIHAPQSRGCHALIRQGAKLVESAQDVLQELVIPARRAAAPGAGAGAGADADTPPTAGADAPAAGSAMDTPLLAALGFDPIGIDALLARTGMATAALQVALLELELAGSVARLPGGLFQRLARG, from the coding sequence ATGGACCGTGAAGAGCTTGCGGCCTGGTTGCGTCTGACCGTCACTGCCGGGGTCGGCAACGGCGCGGCACGGCGCCTGCTGGCCTGCTTCGGCATGCCGCAGGCGATTTTTGCGCAGTCTGCGGCGGCGTTGCAGCAATGCGTGTCGGACGCGCAGGCGCGGGCCTTGTGCGCCGTCCCGCCGACCTGGCAGGCGCTGCTGGAAAAGACCGAGCGGTGGCTGTCCGGCGCCGATCCGCAAGGGCCGGCGCATGCCATCGTCACCTTGGGCGACAGCCGCTACCCGCAGACGCTGCTGGAAACGCCTGACCCGCCGCTGTTGCTCTACCTGATGGGGCCGGCGCATTTGCTCGCGCAGCAGGCTTTTCCCGCTGGCCCCTGCCTGGCCGTGGTGGGCAGCCGCAACCCCAGTGCCCAGGGCGCAGAGAACGCGCGCCAGTTTGCCCGGGCCTTGCATGGCGCAGGGCTGGGCATCGTCTCCGGCTTGGCGCTGGGGATCGATGCGGCCGCCCATGAAGGCGCGCTGGATGCGGCGCTGACCGGCGCCGGGGTGGCCGCCACGCTGGCCGTGGTCGGCACCGGGCTGGACCAGGTCTATCCGCGCAAGAACATCGATCTGGCGCGCCGCATCGCAGCCTCCGGGCTGCTGATCAGCGAATACCCGCTCGGCACGCCGCCGCTGGCGGCCCATTTTCCCAAGCGCAACCGCATCATCGCCGGCCTGTCGCAGGGTTGCCTGGTGGTGGAGGCCGCGCTGGCCTCGGGTTCATTGATCACGGCCAGGCTGTCGGCCGAGCAGGGGCGCGAGGTGTTTGCGATTCCAGGCTCGATCCATGCACCCCAGTCGCGTGGCTGCCATGCGCTGATACGCCAGGGCGCGAAGCTGGTCGAGTCGGCGCAGGATGTGTTGCAGGAACTGGTGATTCCGGCCCGCAGGGCGGCGGCGCCCGGGGCCGGGGCCGGGGCCGGGGCCGATGCCGATACGCCGCCCACCGCAGGGGCCGATGCGCCTGCCGCAGGGTCCGCGATGGACACGCCGTTGCTGGCGGCCCTGGGGTTCGATCCGATCGGCATCGATGCGCTGCTGGCACGCACCGGCATGGCTACCGCCGCGCTGCAGGTGGCGTTGCTGGAGCTGGAGTTGGCCGGCAGCGTGGCGCGCTTGCCGGGGGGCTTGTTTCAGCGCTTGGCCCGGGGCTGA